A region from the Citrobacter telavivensis genome encodes:
- the ssuC gene encoding aliphatic sulfonate ABC transporter permease SsuC has product MATPIQRGLLRVAPWFLPVGIVAVWQLASSVGWLSGRILPSPEGVIAAFWTLSASGELWQHLAISSWRALIGFSIGGSIGLTLGLISGLSRWGERLLDTSIQMLRNVPHLALIPLVILWFGIDETAKIFLVALGTLFPIYINTWHGIRNIDRGLVEMARSYGLSGFSLFLHVILPGALPSIMVGVRFALGLMWLTLIVAETISANSGIGYLAMNAREFLQTDIVIVAIILYALLGKLADVSAQLLERVWLRWNPAYHVKEATV; this is encoded by the coding sequence ATGGCAACGCCAATACAAAGGGGGTTATTGCGCGTTGCCCCCTGGTTTTTACCGGTGGGCATCGTCGCCGTCTGGCAACTGGCCTCCTCCGTAGGCTGGCTCTCCGGGCGCATTTTACCCTCGCCAGAAGGGGTGATCGCCGCCTTCTGGACGCTCTCTGCCAGCGGCGAACTCTGGCAGCATCTGGCCATCAGCTCCTGGCGCGCGCTGATCGGCTTCTCGATCGGCGGTTCAATTGGCCTGACGCTGGGGCTGATCAGCGGCTTATCGCGCTGGGGAGAACGTCTGCTGGACACGTCAATTCAGATGCTGCGTAACGTTCCGCATCTGGCGCTGATCCCGTTAGTTATTTTGTGGTTTGGCATTGATGAAACCGCGAAGATCTTCCTGGTGGCGCTGGGGACGCTCTTTCCCATCTACATCAACACCTGGCACGGGATCCGCAATATCGACAGAGGTCTGGTTGAGATGGCGCGCAGCTACGGATTATCCGGCTTTTCGCTGTTTCTCCATGTGATCCTGCCCGGTGCCCTGCCCTCGATTATGGTCGGCGTGCGCTTTGCGCTGGGGCTGATGTGGCTGACGCTTATCGTCGCGGAAACCATCTCGGCCAATTCCGGGATCGGTTATCTGGCGATGAACGCAAGGGAGTTTCTGCAAACGGATATTGTGATTGTCGCCATTATTCTCTATGCCCTGCTTGGCAAACTGGCCGACGTCAGCGCTCAACTGCTGGAACGCGTCTGGCTGCGCTGGAACCCGGCTTATCATGTGAAGGAGGCCACCGTATGA
- the pncB gene encoding nicotinate phosphoribosyltransferase yields the protein MTQFASPVLHSLLDTDAYKLHMQQAVFHHYYDVQVAAEFRCRGDDLLGIYADTIREQVNAMQHLRLEDEEYQWLSGLPFFKADYLNWLRDFRYDPQQVSVSNDNGKLNIRLTGPWREVIMWEVPLLAVISELVHRYRSPEMGVAQALDTLETKLVDFSALTSSLDMSRFHLMDFGTRRRFSREVQQAIVKRLQQESWFVGTSNYDLARRLSLTPMGTQAHEWFQAHQQISPELATSQRAALAAWLNEYPDKLGIALTDCITMDAFLRDFGAEFATRYQGLRHDSGDPVEWGEKAIAHYEKLGIDPHSKTLVFSDNLDLSKAVDLYRHFSSRVQLSFGIGTRLTCDIPQVKPLNIVIKLVECNGKPVAKLSDSPGKTICHDKAFVRALRKAFDLPHIKKAS from the coding sequence ATGACACAATTCGCTTCTCCTGTTCTGCACTCGTTGCTGGATACAGATGCTTATAAGTTGCATATGCAGCAAGCCGTATTTCACCACTACTATGATGTGCAGGTAGCGGCTGAATTTCGTTGCCGAGGCGACGACCTGCTGGGTATTTATGCCGACACCATTCGCGAGCAGGTCAATGCTATGCAGCACCTGCGCCTGGAGGATGAAGAGTATCAGTGGCTCTCCGGGCTGCCCTTCTTCAAAGCGGATTACCTCAACTGGCTGCGCGATTTTCGCTATGACCCACAGCAGGTTTCCGTCAGCAACGACAACGGAAAGCTGAATATCCGCCTAACCGGTCCGTGGCGTGAAGTCATCATGTGGGAAGTCCCGTTGCTGGCAGTGATCAGCGAACTGGTTCATCGCTATCGCTCACCAGAAATGGGCGTTGCGCAGGCCCTTGATACGCTGGAGACGAAATTAGTCGATTTCTCTGCTTTAACGTCCAGTCTCGATATGTCCCGCTTCCACCTGATGGATTTCGGCACCCGCCGACGTTTTTCCCGCGAAGTGCAACAGGCTATCGTTAAACGTTTGCAGCAGGAGTCGTGGTTTGTTGGCACCAGTAACTACGATCTGGCCCGCCGTCTGTCGCTAACGCCAATGGGCACACAGGCGCACGAGTGGTTCCAGGCGCATCAGCAGATAAGTCCAGAACTGGCGACCAGCCAGCGCGCCGCGCTGGCCGCATGGTTGAATGAATACCCGGACAAATTGGGTATCGCGTTGACCGATTGCATTACCATGGACGCGTTTTTACGCGACTTTGGCGCTGAATTTGCCACGCGCTATCAGGGACTGCGCCATGACTCGGGCGATCCTGTTGAATGGGGCGAAAAGGCCATCGCCCATTATGAAAAGTTGGGTATCGATCCGCACAGCAAAACGCTGGTCTTTTCCGACAATCTGGATCTGAGTAAAGCGGTAGACCTTTATCGTCACTTCTCCTCCCGCGTACAGTTGAGTTTTGGTATTGGTACGCGTCTGACCTGCGATATTCCGCAGGTTAAGCCGCTGAACATTGTGATCAAGCTGGTCGAGTGCAACGGTAAACCGGTTGCCAAGCTGTCTGACAGCCCGGGTAAAACCATTTGTCACGACAAAGCCTTTGTTCGCGCGTTGCGTAAAGCGTTTGATTTACCGCATATCAAAAAAGCCAGTTAA
- the ssuB gene encoding aliphatic sulfonates ABC transporter ATP-binding protein — translation MNPARLNQGTPLLLNAVTKKYAANTVLNQLDLHIPAGQFVAVVGRSGGGKSTLLRLLAGLESPNAGELLAGTTPLRDIQDDTRMMFQDARLLPWKSVIDNVGLGLKGNWRDAARQALAAVGLEERATEWPAALSGGQKQRVALARALIHRPGLLLLDEPLGALDALTRLEMQDLIVSLWQEHGFTVLLVTHDVSEAVAMADRVLLIEDGRIGLDLTVDIARPRRLGSVRLAELEADVLSRVMQRGVTEQPARRHG, via the coding sequence ATGAATCCTGCCCGTCTGAACCAGGGTACGCCGCTCCTGCTGAATGCAGTGACGAAAAAGTATGCGGCTAACACCGTACTGAATCAGCTTGATCTGCATATTCCGGCAGGTCAGTTTGTTGCCGTTGTCGGTCGCAGCGGCGGGGGTAAAAGTACCCTGCTACGCCTGCTGGCGGGGCTGGAATCGCCGAATGCGGGTGAACTGCTGGCCGGTACCACGCCGCTTCGCGATATTCAGGACGATACCCGCATGATGTTTCAGGATGCCCGACTTCTCCCGTGGAAGTCGGTGATCGATAACGTGGGACTGGGGTTGAAGGGCAACTGGCGGGACGCTGCGCGTCAGGCGCTGGCGGCAGTTGGGCTGGAAGAACGAGCGACAGAATGGCCTGCGGCGCTTTCCGGTGGACAAAAGCAGCGTGTCGCCCTTGCGCGGGCGCTGATCCACCGACCGGGCCTGCTGTTGCTCGACGAACCGCTTGGCGCGCTGGATGCGTTAACGCGGCTGGAGATGCAGGATCTCATTGTTTCGCTGTGGCAGGAGCATGGTTTCACCGTGCTGCTGGTAACGCATGACGTCAGCGAAGCCGTAGCGATGGCCGACCGGGTGTTGTTGATTGAGGATGGCAGGATTGGCCTGGATCTGACGGTCGACATTGCGCGACCGCGCCGGTTAGGATCGGTGCGTTTAGCGGAACTGGAAGCCGACGTGTTGAGTCGGGTTATGCAGCGTGGGGTAACAGAACAGCCAGCCCGTCGACATGGATAA
- the asnS gene encoding asparagine--tRNA ligase has translation MSVVPVADVLQGRVAVDSEVTVRGWVRTRRDSKAGISFLAVYDGSCFDPVQAVINNSLPNYNEEVLRLTTGCSVIVTGKVVASPGQGQSFEIQATEVEVSGWVEDPDTYPMAAKRHSIEYLREVAHLRPRTNMIGAVARVRHTLAQALHRFFDEQGFFWVSTPLITASDTEGAGEMFRVSTLDLENLPRNDQGKVDFDKDFFGKESFLTVSGQLNGETYACALSKIYTFGPTFRAENSNTTRHLAEFWMLEPEVAFANLSDIAGLAEGMLKYAFKTVLTERADDMKFFAERVDKEAISRLERFIEADFAQVDYTDAVAILEECIKKGRKFENPVYWGVDLSSEHERYLAEEHFKAPVVVKNYPKEIKAFYMRLNEDGKTVAAMDVLAPGIGEIIGGSQREERLDVLDARMLEMGLNKEDYWWYRDLRRYGTVPHSGFGLGFERLIAYVTGVQNVRDVIAFPRTPRNATF, from the coding sequence ATGAGCGTTGTGCCTGTAGCCGACGTACTCCAGGGCCGCGTAGCCGTTGACAGCGAAGTCACCGTGCGCGGATGGGTACGTACCCGCCGAGATTCAAAAGCTGGCATCTCCTTCCTCGCCGTTTATGACGGTTCCTGCTTTGATCCTGTACAGGCCGTCATCAATAATTCTCTGCCCAATTACAATGAAGAAGTGCTGCGTCTGACCACCGGCTGCTCCGTTATCGTTACCGGCAAGGTTGTGGCCTCTCCGGGACAAGGACAGAGTTTTGAGATCCAGGCCACTGAGGTTGAAGTCAGCGGCTGGGTTGAAGATCCTGACACCTACCCGATGGCGGCGAAACGTCACAGCATCGAGTACCTGCGTGAAGTTGCACACCTGCGTCCGCGTACCAACATGATTGGTGCCGTCGCTCGTGTTCGCCACACGCTGGCACAGGCGCTGCACCGTTTCTTCGATGAGCAGGGCTTCTTCTGGGTTTCCACTCCGCTTATCACCGCGTCTGATACCGAAGGTGCGGGTGAGATGTTCCGCGTGTCGACGCTGGACCTGGAAAACCTGCCGCGTAACGATCAGGGCAAAGTGGATTTCGACAAAGACTTCTTTGGTAAAGAGTCCTTCCTGACCGTATCCGGCCAGTTGAACGGCGAAACTTACGCCTGCGCGTTGTCGAAGATCTATACCTTCGGTCCGACTTTCCGTGCGGAAAATTCCAACACCACCCGTCACCTGGCGGAGTTCTGGATGCTGGAACCGGAAGTGGCCTTCGCCAACCTGAGCGACATTGCCGGTCTGGCGGAAGGCATGCTGAAATATGCCTTCAAAACCGTACTGACCGAGCGAGCTGACGACATGAAGTTCTTTGCCGAGCGCGTGGATAAAGAGGCGATTAGTCGTCTGGAACGCTTCATCGAGGCGGATTTCGCCCAGGTGGATTACACTGATGCGGTCGCCATTCTGGAAGAGTGCATTAAGAAAGGCAGAAAGTTCGAAAACCCGGTTTACTGGGGTGTCGATCTCTCCTCCGAACACGAACGTTATCTGGCAGAAGAACACTTTAAAGCGCCGGTAGTGGTGAAAAACTATCCGAAAGAGATTAAAGCGTTCTATATGCGCCTGAACGAAGACGGTAAAACCGTTGCCGCGATGGACGTTCTGGCTCCGGGTATCGGTGAAATCATCGGTGGTTCTCAGCGTGAAGAGCGTCTGGATGTGCTGGATGCGCGTATGCTGGAAATGGGCCTGAATAAAGAAGACTACTGGTGGTATCGCGATCTGCGTCGTTACGGCACCGTGCCGCACTCCGGCTTCGGTCTCGGCTTCGAGCGTCTGATCGCGTACGTTACCGGCGTACAGAACGTTCGTGATGTGATCGCCTTCCCGCGCACACCGCGTAACGCGACGTTCTAA
- the ompF gene encoding porin OmpF yields MKRNILAVVIPALLVAGAANAAEIYNKDGNKLDLYGKTVGLHYFSDNKGNDGDQTYARLGFKGETQINDQLTGYGQWEYQFQGNNSEGGDDAQNGNKTRLAFAGLKFGDAGSFDYGRNYGIVYDALGYTDMLPEFGGDTAYSDNFFVGRVGGVATYRNSNFFGLVDGLNFGVQYLGKNERASSYEVDSTDPTSNNFSDVRRSNGDGVGGSISYEMNGFGIVGAYGAADRTNAQQDPSLLGSGEKAEQWATGLKYDANNIYLATNYGETRNATPIKGGFANKTQDFFVVAQYQFDFGLRPSISYNKSKAKDVEGVGSEDLVNYVEVGATYYFNKNMSTYVDYQINQIDSDNKLGVNSDDTVAVGIVYQF; encoded by the coding sequence ATGAAGCGCAATATTCTGGCAGTGGTTATCCCTGCCCTGCTGGTAGCCGGTGCAGCTAACGCTGCAGAAATCTACAACAAAGACGGCAACAAACTGGACCTGTACGGTAAAACCGTTGGTCTGCACTATTTTTCTGATAACAAAGGCAATGACGGCGACCAGACTTATGCCCGTCTTGGTTTCAAAGGGGAAACTCAGATCAATGACCAACTGACCGGTTACGGCCAGTGGGAATACCAATTCCAGGGTAACAACTCTGAAGGCGGCGATGATGCTCAGAATGGTAACAAAACCCGTCTGGCGTTCGCCGGTCTGAAATTCGGTGACGCGGGCTCCTTCGACTACGGTCGTAACTACGGTATCGTTTACGATGCACTGGGTTACACCGATATGCTGCCAGAATTCGGCGGTGATACTGCTTACAGCGATAACTTCTTCGTTGGCCGTGTTGGTGGCGTTGCGACCTACCGTAACTCTAACTTCTTCGGTCTGGTTGACGGCCTCAACTTCGGTGTTCAGTACCTGGGCAAAAACGAGCGCGCAAGCAGCTACGAAGTTGACTCTACCGATCCGACCAGCAACAACTTCAGCGATGTTCGTCGTTCTAACGGTGACGGCGTCGGCGGTTCTATTAGCTACGAAATGAATGGCTTCGGCATTGTTGGTGCTTACGGTGCAGCTGACCGTACTAATGCACAGCAGGATCCGTCACTGCTCGGCAGTGGTGAAAAAGCTGAGCAGTGGGCGACGGGTCTGAAATATGACGCGAACAATATCTACCTGGCAACCAACTACGGTGAAACCCGTAACGCTACCCCGATCAAAGGCGGCTTCGCAAACAAAACTCAGGACTTCTTCGTTGTGGCTCAGTACCAGTTCGATTTCGGTCTGCGTCCGTCCATCTCCTACAACAAATCTAAAGCGAAAGACGTAGAAGGTGTAGGTAGCGAAGATCTGGTGAACTACGTTGAAGTGGGCGCAACCTACTACTTCAACAAAAACATGTCCACCTATGTTGACTATCAGATCAACCAGATTGATTCTGACAACAAACTGGGCGTGAACTCTGACGACACCGTTGCTGTCGGTATCGTATACCAGTTCTAA
- a CDS encoding aminotransferase class I/II-fold pyridoxal phosphate-dependent enzyme, with product MFENITAAPADPILGLADLFRADDRPSKINLGIGVYKDETGKTPVLTSVKKAEQYLLENETTKNYLGIDGIPEFGRCTQELLFGKGSALINDKRARTAQTPGGTGALRVAADFLAKNTAVKRVWVSNPSWPNHKSVFNSAGLEVREYAYYDAENHSLDFDALQNSLSEAQAGDVVLFHGCCHNPTGIDPTLEQWQTLAQLSVEKGWLPLFDFAYQGFARGLEEDAEGLRAFAALHKELIVASSYSKNFGLYNERVGACTLVAADTETVDRAFSQMKSVIRANYSNPPAHGASVVATILSNDALRAIWEQELTDMRQRIQRMRLLFVNTLQEKGADRDFSFIIKQNGMFSFSGLTKDQVLRLREEFGVYAVASGRVNVAGMTPDNMAPLCEAIVAVL from the coding sequence ATGTTTGAGAACATTACTGCCGCCCCTGCCGACCCCATTCTGGGTCTGGCCGATCTGTTTCGTGCTGATGACCGTCCTTCGAAAATTAACCTTGGGATCGGTGTCTATAAAGATGAAACTGGCAAAACGCCAGTGCTGACCAGCGTTAAGAAAGCCGAGCAATACCTACTCGAAAATGAAACAACGAAAAACTACCTCGGCATTGACGGTATTCCGGAATTTGGCCGTTGCACACAGGAACTGCTGTTCGGTAAAGGTAGCGCGCTGATTAACGACAAACGCGCACGCACGGCACAAACGCCGGGCGGCACCGGCGCGCTGCGCGTTGCTGCCGACTTCCTGGCAAAAAATACGGCAGTAAAACGCGTATGGGTGAGCAACCCGAGCTGGCCAAACCATAAGAGCGTGTTTAACTCCGCCGGGCTGGAAGTACGCGAGTACGCTTATTACGACGCAGAAAACCATTCTCTGGACTTCGACGCGCTGCAAAACAGCCTGAGCGAAGCGCAGGCTGGCGACGTGGTGCTGTTCCACGGATGCTGCCATAACCCAACCGGTATAGATCCTACACTTGAGCAGTGGCAAACCCTGGCTCAGCTTTCCGTCGAGAAAGGCTGGTTACCGCTGTTTGACTTCGCATATCAGGGCTTCGCCCGTGGTCTGGAAGAAGACGCGGAAGGACTGCGCGCGTTCGCCGCGCTGCACAAAGAGCTGATTGTCGCGAGTTCCTACTCCAAGAACTTTGGCCTGTACAACGAGCGTGTCGGTGCCTGTACGTTAGTTGCGGCAGATACGGAAACCGTTGACCGCGCCTTCAGCCAGATGAAATCCGTTATTCGTGCAAACTACTCTAACCCGCCCGCCCACGGCGCATCTGTGGTTGCCACAATCCTCAGCAACGATGCACTGCGCGCAATCTGGGAACAGGAACTGACCGACATGCGTCAGCGCATTCAGCGTATGCGTCTGCTGTTTGTGAATACCCTGCAAGAGAAAGGGGCGGATCGCGATTTCAGCTTTATCATCAAACAAAACGGCATGTTCTCTTTCAGCGGCCTGACCAAAGATCAGGTTCTGCGTCTGCGTGAAGAGTTTGGCGTCTACGCGGTGGCTTCTGGCCGCGTCAACGTCGCCGGGATGACCCCGGATAACATGGCACCGCTGTGCGAAGCCATTGTCGCCGTGCTGTAA
- a CDS encoding DUF882 domain-containing protein has product MDKFDANRRKLLALGGAALGAAILPVPAFATLSTPRPRILTLSNLNTGESIKAEFFDGRAYIQDELAKLNHFFRDYRANKVKSIDPGLFDQLFRLQGLLGTRKPVQLISGYRSLDTNNELRAHSRGVAKQSYHTKGQAMDFHIEGISLSNIRKAALSMRAGGVGYYPRSNFVHIDTGPARHW; this is encoded by the coding sequence ATGGACAAATTTGACGCTAATCGCCGCAAACTGCTGGCGTTAGGTGGTGCTGCCCTCGGCGCTGCCATCTTGCCTGTGCCTGCGTTTGCCACACTCTCTACCCCGCGTCCGCGTATTTTGACTCTGAGTAACCTCAACACCGGAGAGTCAATCAAAGCGGAATTTTTTGATGGCAGAGCTTATATTCAGGATGAATTAGCCAAACTTAACCATTTTTTCCGTGACTATCGCGCGAATAAGGTGAAGTCCATCGATCCCGGACTCTTCGATCAGCTTTTCCGCCTGCAAGGGCTGCTGGGAACGCGTAAACCTGTTCAGCTGATTTCCGGTTATCGTTCACTGGATACCAACAATGAATTGCGTGCGCACAGCCGTGGGGTAGCGAAACAAAGCTATCACACCAAAGGCCAGGCAATGGATTTTCATATTGAAGGAATTTCGTTAAGTAATATTCGCAAAGCCGCGTTATCTATGCGCGCAGGTGGTGTAGGATACTACCCACGCAGTAACTTTGTGCATATTGACACCGGGCCGGCGCGGCACTGGTGA
- the pepN gene encoding aminopeptidase N: MTQQPQAKYRHDYRAPDYQITDIDLTFDLDAEKTVVTAVSQAVRHGASDAPLKLDGEDLTLVSLHVNDEPWTAYKEEAGALVISNLPERFTLRIVNEISPARNTALEGLYQSGEALCTQCEAEGFRHITWYLDRPDVLARFTTKIIADKSKYPFLLSNGNRTGEGELENGRHWVQWQDPFPKPCYLFALVAGDFDVLRDTFTTRSGREVALELYVDRGNLDRAPWAMTSLQNSMKWDEERFGLEYDLDIYMIVAVDFFNMGAMENKGLNIFNSKYVLARTDTATDKDYLDIERVIGHEYFHNWTGNRVTCRDWFQLSLKEGLTVFRDQEFSSDLGSRAVNRISNVRTMRGLQFAEDASPMAHPIRPDKVIEMNNFYTLTVYEKGAEVIRMIHTLLGETNFQKGMQLYFERHDGSAATCDDFVQAMEDASNVDLSHFRRWYSQSGTPIVTAKDDYNPETEQYTLTLSQRTPATPDQAEKQPLHIPFAIELYDNEGKVIPLQKGGHPVNAVLNVTQAEQTFVFDNVYFQPVPALLCEFSAPVKLEYKWSDQQLTFLMRHARNDFSRWDAAQSLLATYIKLNVARHQQGQPLSLPVHVADAFRAVLLDEKIDPALAAEILTLPSANEIAELFEVIDPLAIAEVREALTRTLAAELADEFLAIYNANRLEEYRVEHADIGKRTLRNACLRFLAFGETTLADTLVSKQYREANNMTDALAALSAAVAAQLPCRDALMQEYDDKWHQDGLVMDKWFILQSTSPADNVLDTVRGLLKHRSFSMSNPNRIRSLIGAFAGSNPAAFHAEDGSGYQFLVEMLTELNSRNPQVASRLIEPLIRLKRYDAKRQQKMRAALEQLKGLENLSGDLFEKVTKALA; the protein is encoded by the coding sequence ATGACACAACAGCCACAAGCCAAATACCGCCACGACTACCGTGCGCCGGATTACCAGATTACTGATATTGACTTGACCTTTGACCTGGATGCTGAAAAAACCGTGGTCACGGCAGTGAGCCAGGCTGTTCGTCATGGCGCATCGGATGCCCCGCTGAAACTGGATGGAGAAGATCTGACGCTGGTCTCTCTCCACGTCAACGATGAACCGTGGACAGCTTATAAAGAAGAAGCGGGCGCGCTGGTGATTAGCAATCTGCCCGAGCGTTTTACGCTGCGTATTGTTAATGAAATCAGCCCGGCCCGGAACACCGCGCTGGAAGGCCTGTATCAGTCGGGCGAGGCGTTATGCACCCAGTGTGAAGCAGAAGGCTTCCGCCATATCACCTGGTATCTCGACCGTCCGGACGTACTGGCGCGTTTTACCACCAAAATTATTGCCGATAAAAGCAAATATCCGTTCCTGCTCTCCAACGGTAACCGTACCGGCGAGGGGGAACTGGAAAACGGTCGTCACTGGGTCCAGTGGCAGGATCCGTTCCCGAAACCGTGCTACCTGTTTGCACTGGTCGCCGGTGATTTCGACGTGCTGCGCGATACCTTTACCACCCGTTCCGGGCGTGAAGTGGCGCTGGAACTGTACGTGGATCGCGGCAATCTCGACCGTGCGCCGTGGGCGATGACGTCGTTACAGAACTCGATGAAGTGGGACGAGGAGCGCTTCGGCCTGGAGTACGATCTTGACATCTATATGATAGTCGCCGTCGACTTCTTTAATATGGGCGCAATGGAGAATAAAGGTCTTAATATCTTTAACTCCAAATACGTGCTGGCGCGAACCGACACCGCCACCGACAAAGATTATCTCGATATTGAACGCGTGATTGGCCATGAGTATTTCCACAACTGGACCGGTAATCGCGTCACCTGTCGCGACTGGTTCCAGTTGAGCCTGAAAGAGGGGTTAACCGTTTTCCGCGATCAGGAGTTCAGTTCGGATCTTGGTTCCCGAGCGGTTAACCGGATCAGCAATGTGCGCACCATGCGCGGCCTGCAGTTTGCTGAAGATGCCAGTCCGATGGCGCATCCGATCCGCCCGGATAAGGTCATCGAAATGAACAATTTCTATACCCTGACCGTGTATGAAAAGGGCGCAGAAGTCATTCGCATGATCCACACCCTGCTCGGTGAGACGAATTTCCAGAAAGGGATGCAGCTGTACTTTGAGCGTCACGACGGCAGCGCGGCGACCTGTGATGACTTCGTTCAGGCAATGGAAGATGCCTCCAACGTCGATCTTTCCCATTTCCGCCGCTGGTACAGCCAGTCCGGTACGCCGATTGTTACCGCTAAGGATGACTATAACCCGGAAACGGAGCAGTACACGCTGACCCTCAGCCAGCGCACGCCGGCAACGCCGGATCAGGCCGAGAAACAGCCGCTGCATATTCCGTTTGCCATCGAACTGTATGACAACGAAGGCAAGGTGATCCCGCTACAGAAAGGTGGTCATCCGGTGAACGCCGTGCTGAACGTGACGCAGGCGGAGCAGACGTTTGTGTTCGATAACGTTTATTTCCAGCCGGTACCGGCGCTGCTGTGCGAATTCTCTGCCCCGGTGAAACTGGAATATAAATGGAGCGATCAGCAACTGACGTTCCTGATGCGCCATGCGCGCAACGACTTCTCCCGTTGGGACGCGGCGCAAAGCCTGCTGGCAACGTACATTAAGTTGAACGTGGCGCGTCATCAGCAGGGACAGCCGCTCTCTCTGCCGGTGCATGTGGCGGATGCTTTCCGCGCCGTGCTGCTGGATGAGAAGATCGATCCGGCGCTGGCGGCGGAAATTCTGACGCTGCCTTCGGCAAACGAAATTGCCGAATTGTTTGAGGTTATCGATCCGCTGGCGATCGCGGAAGTTCGCGAAGCGTTAACGCGTACTCTGGCGGCGGAACTGGCGGATGAGTTCCTGGCAATCTATAACGCCAATCGCCTGGAGGAGTACCGCGTTGAGCATGCGGACATCGGCAAACGTACGCTGCGTAATGCCTGCTTGCGCTTCCTGGCCTTCGGTGAAACGACGCTGGCAGATACGCTGGTGAGCAAACAGTATCGCGAAGCTAACAACATGACCGATGCGCTGGCGGCGCTCTCTGCGGCCGTGGCTGCGCAGTTGCCGTGCCGTGACGCGCTGATGCAGGAGTATGACGACAAGTGGCATCAGGACGGTCTGGTGATGGACAAATGGTTTATCCTGCAGTCCACCAGTCCGGCAGATAACGTGCTGGACACGGTGCGCGGCCTGTTGAAACACCGTTCATTCAGCATGAGCAACCCGAACCGTATTCGTTCGCTGATTGGCGCGTTTGCTGGCAGTAACCCGGCGGCTTTCCATGCGGAAGATGGCAGTGGATATCAGTTCCTGGTCGAGATGTTGACCGAGCTTAACAGCCGTAATCCGCAGGTAGCGTCACGCCTGATCGAACCATTGATCCGCCTGAAGCGTTATGATGCGAAACGTCAGCAAAAAATGCGTGCCGCGCTGGAGCAGTTGAAAGGGCTGGAGAATCTTTCCGGCGATCTGTTCGAGAAGGTTACCAAAGCGTTAGCCTGA
- a CDS encoding MBL fold metallo-hydrolase codes for MNYRIIPVTAFSQNCSLIWCEQTRLAALVDPGGDAEKIKQEVDASGITLTQILLTHGHLDHVGAAAELAQHYSVPVIGPEKEDEFWLQGLPAQSRMFGLGECQPLTPDRWLNEGDSVSVGNVTLQVLHCPGHTPGHVVFFDEQSQLLISGDVIFKGGVGRSDFPRGDHNQLIDSIKRKLLPLGDDVTFIPGHGPLSTLGYERLHNPFLQDEMPVW; via the coding sequence ATGAACTATCGTATTATTCCGGTCACCGCGTTCTCCCAGAACTGTTCTTTGATCTGGTGTGAGCAAACGCGTCTGGCAGCGCTTGTCGATCCCGGCGGTGATGCTGAGAAAATCAAACAGGAAGTGGACGCCAGCGGCATTACGCTGACGCAAATCCTGCTCACTCACGGACACCTCGATCATGTGGGTGCCGCGGCGGAACTGGCGCAGCACTATAGCGTACCGGTTATCGGTCCGGAAAAAGAAGATGAGTTCTGGTTGCAGGGTCTGCCAGCTCAGAGTCGCATGTTTGGCCTCGGCGAATGTCAGCCACTGACACCCGACCGTTGGCTTAACGAAGGAGATAGTGTCAGCGTAGGGAATGTGACTTTACAGGTGTTGCATTGCCCGGGGCATACGCCTGGACACGTTGTTTTCTTTGACGAGCAGTCGCAACTTCTCATTTCAGGCGACGTGATTTTTAAAGGCGGAGTAGGGCGTAGTGATTTCCCGCGCGGCGATCACAACCAGTTGATTGATTCGATCAAACGTAAGCTGTTGCCGTTAGGCGATGACGTAACGTTTATTCCAGGTCATGGACCGCTGTCGACGCTGGGCTATGAACGGTTGCACAATCCGTTCCTGCAGGATGAAATGCCTGTCTGGTAA